GTATTCGCCATCATTCCTCGAGCCTCCCGGGGAAATCCGCTTGTCGATCGTCACCGAGAACACGGTGAATTCCACGAGACTCCAGCCTGCCCAGCGGTCATCGGAGTGTCATCTCTGAACGTGCCCTCGGGGGCCCGTGAGCAGCGGAAATTTCATAACGGCGTGATCTCATCCGCCGTGTTCGACAATTCCATGGGAATGTTATGAAACCGCGAGTGGGAATTGTGCGGCCGCCTCGGGCTCGCTGAGCCGCCGGCGCGGACGCGCAGGGTATGAGGGCTGTGGGGCAAGCGTTGTCTCTGATCGTGCCGACCTTCGCTCCGGCGGCCCGACCTGGTGCGGGACGACCGCTCGCGGTGCTCCGCGAACGTCGGCGGAACCTGCTGCTATTCGAGTCCGCGGACGGGTTCGGGCGGCGCGCGAAACTCGGTGGAACGTTCGGCGACCCGTTTGTTGTTCCGCCGTGCGCTCGTTCGGCGCGCAGCGAGCACGATCGGAGTGGCCGCGCGATCAGGTGGTCTGTGAAGCTCGAATAGGGCCAGCCAGAGCGTGAGGCCGCACGATGTGGTTCGTCGGCGGCACCCACCCCGTTGCTCGCACATCGAAACGGATGCACAGCGCTGCGCGGAATCTCCGACGAGTGGGCGGCGCAGGAAGAACAGGGCAGTTCGCCCCGGCGAAGTCGGCGAGGGCGACGTGCCCGCATGCGGGTCGGGCGGCAACGCATTGCTTTGGCGAATTCGAATTCGTCCTCTTGGAGGTGTTTGGTCAGTGAAGTCCGCAGCTGGCTGGTTACGCAGGCAGTTGACAGGTGTCGTAGCGCTCATCTTGATGGCTGCCGTGTTCATCGTCGCGCAGCCGTCGACGCCCTCCGCTGCCGATACCACGAGTCTCGCCGGCAACTACGCGTTCTCGCCGAAATCCATCGCCATGCCGAGCGGTTTCCCGCAGCAGGAGATCCGCGCGGTCAACAAGGACTACAAGCACATCGACGCCTGGATCTCGTCGGTCGGCGCCGCGATCGCGATGAACGACGTCGACGGTGACGGGCTGCCCAACGACCTGTGCGTCACCGATCCCCGGATCGACCAGGTCGTGGTCACCCCCGCACCGGACGCGAAAGCGGACCGGTACGCGCCGTTCGCGCTGTCGCACTCGCTGCCGATGAACGAGCACATCGCACCGATGGGGTGCCTGGCAGGCGACTTCAACGAGGACGGTCGCACCGACCTGATGGTCTACTACTGGGGCCGGACACCAGTGCTCTTCCTCGCCAGGACCGACGCCACCGCGTTGAACAACGCCGCCTTCGCCCCGACCGAACTGGTCCCCGGCGTGAGCGGCCCGGTCTACGACGGTCCGCAGTGGAACTCCAACGCCGTGGCCTTCGACGACTTCGACGGCGACGGGCACGGTGACCTGCTGATCACCAACTACTTCCCGCACGGGCCGGTGCTCAACGACCAGGTCTCCGGCGGCGTGGCGATGAACGACTCGATGTCGGCGGCCTACAACGGCGGGGAGGACTACTTCTTCCGCTGGACCGGCGGCACCTCGGGCATCCGCCCGACCGCCAGCTACGAACGGGTCGACGACGCCCTGCCGACCGACGTCTCCAAGGGCTGGGAGCTGGCCGCGGCGGCCAACGATCTCGACGGCGACGGGCTTCCGGAGCTGTACCTGGCCAACGACTTCGGCCCGGACCGCCTGCTCTACAACCAGTCCACTCCGGGCGAGCTGAAGTTCTCCCTGGTCGAGGACGTGCGCTCGCCGGTCGTCCCGAAGTCCAAGCAGGTCGGTCTCGACTCGTTCAAGGGCATGGGCGTCGACTTCGGCGATCTCGACGGTGACGGCCTGTACGACATGTTCGTCAGCAACATCACCACCTCGTGGGGCATCCAGGAGAGCAACTTCCAGTTCATGAACACGGCCAGGGACCACGCCGACCTGCGCGACAAGCTGGCCGAGGGCAAGCCGCCGTTCACCGACACCAGCGCACCGGCCGGTACCGCGTGGTCCGGCTGGGGCTGGGACGTCAAGATGGGCGACTTCGACAACGACGGCCGCCAGGAGATCGCCCAGAGCACCGGGTTCGTCAAGGGCCAGACCGACCGCTGGCCGCAGCTGCAGGAGCTGGCGACCGCCAACGACGAGCTGCTGTCCAACCCGCTGTCGTGGCCCAGGGTGAACCACGGCGACGACATCGGAGGCACCCAGCGGCTGGCGTTCTACTCGCCGATCGGCGACGGCGCTTACGCCAACCTGGCCGGTGAGCTCGGACTCGACGTGCCCGTGCCCACCCGCGGCATCGCCACGGGTGACACCGACGGGGACGGCAAGCTCGACTTCGCCGTCGCCCGGCAGTGGGACCAGCCGGTGTTCTACCAGAACCAGGCGCCCGCACCCGGGTCCTTCCTGGGGCTGCGGCTCACCCACGACTCGCCCAGTGCCGACGGGGCCACCCCCGCGGCCGGCTCGCCGGTGGTCGGCGCCCAGGTGACCGTGACCACGCCGGACGGGCGAAAGCTCCTGGGCCGCGTCGACGGCGGCAGCGGCCACTCGGGCAAGCGCAGCAACGACGTGCACATCGGCCTCGGCGACGGCGTCACCGGCCCGGTCCAGGTTCACCTCAAGTGGCGTGACCGCACCGGGCGGCTCCACGAGCAGGAACTGAAGTTGACCCCCGGCTGGCACTCGCTCCAGCTCGGCGAGCAGGCCAAGGAGAAGTGAACGACATGGCAGACAACACCACGAGCACCGCGGCGCCGCCCCGTCACGACCAGAAGGTCACCAAGGCGCTGCGCAACTTCGCGATCTCGATCACGGTGTTCAACATCATCGGGTACGCGCTGCTGGGCTTCGAGCAACCGTGGACCTGGCCGTTCATCGCGCTGGCCACCGGATACATCACCGAGATCGTCCTGGAGGTCATCGGGGCGCGGGTCGAGGGCCGGGCACCGCGGTTCACCGGCCGGGGCGTCCGCGGCATCGTGGAGTTCCTCTACCCCGCCCACATCACCAGCCTGGCGATGAACATGCTGATCTACGTCAACGACCGGCTGTGGGTGCTGATCTTCGGCGTGGTCGTCGCGGTGGGCACCAAGTGGGTGCTGCGCGCCCCGGTGCGGGGCCGGATGCGCCACTTCATGAACCCCTCGAACTGGGGGATCACGGTGCTGCTGCTGCTCTTCCCGTGGATGAGCATCGCACCGCCGTACCACTTCAGCGAGCACGTCGAGGGCTGGGTCGACTGGCTGATCCCGGCGATCATCGTGATCGCGGGCACCATCCTCAACGGCAAGCTCACCGGCAGGCTGTGGCTGATCGGTGCCTGGCTGGTCACGTTCGTCCTGCAGGCCGTGGTCCGCGGCATCATCTTCGACACCTCGATCCCGGCCGGCCTGGCGATGATGACCGGCATCGCGTTCGTGCTCTACACCAACTACATGGTCACCGACCCGGGTACGACCCCGTCGAAACCGGCATCGCAGATCGCCTTCGGCTCCGGCGTCGCGATCATCTACGGCCTGCTGATGGTCGCGCACATCGCCTACGGCCTGTTCCTGGCCACCGCGATCGTGTGCCTCATCCGCGGCCTGTTCCTGTGGTCGCTGCACTTCTCGAACAAGGCCCGCGAGGAGTTCGAGGCCGAGCAGGCGGCCGTGGCCGGGACCAACGGCGGCGGTGCGGCTCCGGTCGCGCTCGGACCCACCGTCCAGCCCGCGTTGGGCGATTCGAGCGAGGACAACAGGATCCTGCGGTCCTGACGTTCGACGCCCGCGCTTCCAGGACGGCCGTGCGCCGAGTCCGGCCGCCCTGGAAGCACCGCCGGAAACTGAGCAACTTGGAACAATCGCGCGGATCTGCCCCGTGCCAGATTTGTCGCAGCCCGAAGAAAAACCGCATTCACCGTGTCTGCCAGCGTATTTCGAGGAGCTTTTCATGACGATCATCGAGGCGCCGTCGCGAGCCGAACTCGTCAGCCGGGCGACGGATCTGGTCGACCTGATCCGCCGGCACGCCGAGTGGCAGGAGGAGAACCGGATCCTGCACGAGGAGGTCGTGCAGGGGATTGTCGACGCCGGACTGACCAAGCTGCGCATTCCGGCGCGCTACGGGGGCTACGAGGCGAACACGGCCACCGTGTGCGACGTGATCGCCGAACTGGCCCGTGCTGACGGGTCGGTCGGCTGGACCATGAACACCTGGACGATCGGTGTGTGGCTCGCCGGGCTGTTCCCGGACGAGGTGCAGGACGAGATGTTCTCCGACCCGGGCGTGCGGATCGGGAACAGCGTCAGCCCGAACGGCGTGGCGGTGCCGACCGAGGGCGGCGTGGTCCTCAATGGAGAGTGGCCGTTCAGCACCGGTGTGCTGCAGAGCCAGTGGTTCGTGCACTCCGCCGTGCAGGCCACTGAGGACGGTGACTACGTCCCGGTCGTGATCGCGATCCCGGTCGGGGATCTGACGATCGTCGACGACTGGCACACCGCGGGCATGCGCGGCACGGGCAGCGTGAAGACCATCGCCAAGGACCTGTTCGTGCCCGAGGCCCGGGTCGTGCCGATGCTGCCGCTGATCACGCAGGGGCAGCACCGGTCGGTCCGCAACGCCGAGTCGCTGATCTGGAAGGCGCCGTTCGCGCCGTCGTCGGCCGCGCTGGCCGGCGCGGTGTCGCTGGGCATCGCCCAGGCGGCGCGGGAGGCGTTCTTCGAGCGCCTGCCCAACCGCAAGATCACCTACACCAACTACGACCGCCAGATCGAAGCGCCGCTGACCCACCTGCAGGTCGCCGAAGCCAGCGTGAAGATCGACGAAGCGGCGTTCCACGTCCACCGGGCGGCCCAGCG
This portion of the Saccharopolyspora antimicrobica genome encodes:
- a CDS encoding CRTAC1 family protein; its protein translation is MKSAAGWLRRQLTGVVALILMAAVFIVAQPSTPSAADTTSLAGNYAFSPKSIAMPSGFPQQEIRAVNKDYKHIDAWISSVGAAIAMNDVDGDGLPNDLCVTDPRIDQVVVTPAPDAKADRYAPFALSHSLPMNEHIAPMGCLAGDFNEDGRTDLMVYYWGRTPVLFLARTDATALNNAAFAPTELVPGVSGPVYDGPQWNSNAVAFDDFDGDGHGDLLITNYFPHGPVLNDQVSGGVAMNDSMSAAYNGGEDYFFRWTGGTSGIRPTASYERVDDALPTDVSKGWELAAAANDLDGDGLPELYLANDFGPDRLLYNQSTPGELKFSLVEDVRSPVVPKSKQVGLDSFKGMGVDFGDLDGDGLYDMFVSNITTSWGIQESNFQFMNTARDHADLRDKLAEGKPPFTDTSAPAGTAWSGWGWDVKMGDFDNDGRQEIAQSTGFVKGQTDRWPQLQELATANDELLSNPLSWPRVNHGDDIGGTQRLAFYSPIGDGAYANLAGELGLDVPVPTRGIATGDTDGDGKLDFAVARQWDQPVFYQNQAPAPGSFLGLRLTHDSPSADGATPAAGSPVVGAQVTVTTPDGRKLLGRVDGGSGHSGKRSNDVHIGLGDGVTGPVQVHLKWRDRTGRLHEQELKLTPGWHSLQLGEQAKEK
- a CDS encoding RnfABCDGE type electron transport complex subunit D, producing MADNTTSTAAPPRHDQKVTKALRNFAISITVFNIIGYALLGFEQPWTWPFIALATGYITEIVLEVIGARVEGRAPRFTGRGVRGIVEFLYPAHITSLAMNMLIYVNDRLWVLIFGVVVAVGTKWVLRAPVRGRMRHFMNPSNWGITVLLLLFPWMSIAPPYHFSEHVEGWVDWLIPAIIVIAGTILNGKLTGRLWLIGAWLVTFVLQAVVRGIIFDTSIPAGLAMMTGIAFVLYTNYMVTDPGTTPSKPASQIAFGSGVAIIYGLLMVAHIAYGLFLATAIVCLIRGLFLWSLHFSNKAREEFEAEQAAVAGTNGGGAAPVALGPTVQPALGDSSEDNRILRS
- a CDS encoding acyl-CoA dehydrogenase family protein; protein product: MTIIEAPSRAELVSRATDLVDLIRRHAEWQEENRILHEEVVQGIVDAGLTKLRIPARYGGYEANTATVCDVIAELARADGSVGWTMNTWTIGVWLAGLFPDEVQDEMFSDPGVRIGNSVSPNGVAVPTEGGVVLNGEWPFSTGVLQSQWFVHSAVQATEDGDYVPVVIAIPVGDLTIVDDWHTAGMRGTGSVKTIAKDLFVPEARVVPMLPLITQGQHRSVRNAESLIWKAPFAPSSAALAGAVSLGIAQAAREAFFERLPNRKITYTNYDRQIEAPLTHLQVAEASVKIDEAAFHVHRAAQRLDTKTPAGEAWTMEERALARIDMGAATLRATEAVDVLNTASGGSSIYSKVPMQRIHRDIHTVHQHGLLHPNTNLELYGRVLCGLEPNTHLI